A window from Solanum stenotomum isolate F172 chromosome 5, ASM1918654v1, whole genome shotgun sequence encodes these proteins:
- the LOC125864820 gene encoding MYB-like transcription factor EOBII — MNLSFVMICWYSIINLCFPLTLFLFLATLASYIRRVTLLVCGNHKYSVMASQLTMQEEELRRGQWLEEEDERLSMMVGVFGERRWDALAKTSGLKRSGKSCRLRWLNYLRPNLKHGHITADEERLIIRLQKQFGNKWSKIAKQLPGRTDNEIKNYWRSHLRKKTLIYKQESSGNSTSNSEQRSSILKRDTVLNSSSNSEDTYSEKGDCSSADFFAYSSNEVTLLDWIPSWSYEQSRMEHHMYFCSSNLCSCYPP, encoded by the exons ATGAAtttatcttttgtgatgatATGCTGGTATTCCATTATAAACTTATGTTTTCCACTtactctttttctctttttagcCACATTGGCATCCTATATAAGGAGGGTAACTCTATTAGTTTGTGGCAACCATAAATATTCAGTAATGGCTTCTCAATTAACCATGCAAGAAGAGGAATTGCGAAGAGGACAATGGCTCGAAGAGGAAGATGAGAGACTGTCTATGATGGTAGGTGTCTTTGGTGAACGTCGTTGGGATGCCTTAGCAAAAACTTCAG GGCTGAAGAGGAGCGGAAAAAGCTGCAGATTGAGATGGCTGAACTACCTCCGCCCAAATCTAAAGCACGGTCATATTACTGCAGATGAAGAACGTTTGATAATCCGTCTTCAGAAACAGTTTGGAAACAA GTGGTCAAAGATTGCTAAACAATTGCCTGGAAGAACTGATAACGAAATCAAGAACTACTGGAGAAGTCATTTACGAAAGAAAACACTAATTTATAAACAAG AATCCTCTGGGAATAGCACAAGTAATTCAGAACAAAGATCATCGATTTTGAAACGCGATACTGTCCTAAATTCATCATCCAACAGTGAAGACACTTATTCTGAAAAAGGTGATTGTTCCTCTGCTGATTTTTTCGCGTACTCTTCGAATGAAGTAACATTATTGGATTGGATTCCAAGTTGGTCATATGAACAAAGCAGGATGGAACATCATATGTACTTTTGTAGCTCAAACCTATGTTCTTGTTATCCTCCATAG